The Lysinibacillus pakistanensis genome includes a window with the following:
- the tsaD gene encoding tRNA (adenosine(37)-N6)-threonylcarbamoyltransferase complex transferase subunit TsaD: MDNQIILAIESSCDETAAAIIRNGCEIVSNVVASQIESHKRFGGVVPEIASRHHVEQITVVIEEALAQANMNPSDLDAVAVTEGPGLVGALLIGINAAKAFAFANNLPIIGVHHIAGHIYANALVQPMEFPLLALVVSGGHTELVYMKEHGSFDVIGETRDDAAGEAYDKVARVLNLPYPGGPHIDKLAQEDCEAVSFPRVWLEEDSYDFSFSGLKSAVINYKHNMDQRGEKISPTAVAKGFQESVVEVLTAKTLRAAREYKVKQVIAAGGVAANKGLRTSLEKVFAEEGIPFFVPPLKLCTDNAAMIGAAATPMFEAGIRGDLTMNGRPGMELKSWV, from the coding sequence ATGGATAATCAAATAATATTAGCAATAGAGTCGAGCTGTGATGAAACAGCAGCAGCAATTATTCGAAATGGCTGTGAGATCGTTTCGAATGTTGTTGCATCTCAAATAGAAAGTCATAAACGATTTGGTGGGGTTGTACCTGAAATTGCGTCCCGCCATCATGTTGAACAAATTACGGTTGTCATTGAAGAAGCCCTAGCACAAGCAAATATGAATCCAAGTGATTTAGATGCAGTTGCTGTAACAGAGGGACCAGGTCTAGTAGGTGCATTGTTAATAGGAATTAATGCTGCAAAGGCCTTTGCCTTCGCTAACAATTTACCGATTATTGGTGTTCATCATATAGCAGGTCATATTTATGCAAATGCACTTGTCCAACCAATGGAATTCCCACTTTTGGCACTCGTTGTATCGGGAGGCCATACGGAGCTTGTGTATATGAAAGAACACGGCTCTTTTGATGTCATAGGTGAAACGCGAGACGATGCAGCAGGGGAAGCTTACGATAAGGTTGCACGTGTTCTAAACTTGCCATATCCTGGAGGGCCACATATTGACAAGCTTGCACAGGAGGATTGTGAGGCAGTATCCTTTCCAAGAGTTTGGCTAGAAGAAGATTCGTATGATTTTAGCTTTAGTGGTTTGAAATCGGCAGTAATTAATTACAAACATAATATGGATCAACGCGGTGAAAAAATATCTCCTACTGCTGTTGCTAAAGGCTTTCAGGAGAGTGTGGTTGAGGTATTAACAGCAAAAACACTACGTGCCGCACGTGAATATAAAGTGAAACAGGTCATTGCGGCAGGAGGTGTGGCAGCTAATAAGGGCTTGCGTACATCGCTTGAGAAGGTTTTTGCTGAAGAGGGCATTCCATTTTTTGTTCCTCCATTAAAGCTCTGTACAGATAATGCTGCGATGATAGGGGCAGCAGCAACACCAATGTTTGAAGCAGGTATACGGGGAGATTTAACGATGAATGGACGCCCTGGAATGGAGCTGAAATCCTGGGTGTAA
- the rimI gene encoding ribosomal protein S18-alanine N-acetyltransferase, whose amino-acid sequence MSSNITYRKMVIDDVPAVYAIELATFPTPWTLDSFYYEVHENQYAHYVLAIDEEDHIIGFCGMWMVVDAAQITNVAVIESARGRGIGEGLMREAMRIAQQNEMEIMSLEVRVTNTVAQNLYRKLDFQDGGLRKGYYTDNGEDALVMWVNL is encoded by the coding sequence ATGAGTAGTAATATAACGTATCGTAAAATGGTTATTGACGATGTTCCGGCTGTATATGCAATCGAGCTTGCTACATTCCCAACGCCATGGACGCTAGATTCTTTTTACTATGAAGTACATGAAAATCAATACGCACATTATGTTTTAGCTATAGATGAAGAAGATCACATAATTGGTTTTTGCGGTATGTGGATGGTAGTAGACGCTGCGCAAATTACGAATGTTGCTGTTATAGAGTCAGCTCGTGGTCGTGGGATTGGTGAAGGATTAATGCGAGAGGCTATGCGAATTGCGCAACAGAATGAGATGGAAATCATGAGCTTAGAGGTGAGAGTAACGAATACTGTTGCTCAAAATCTTTATCGAAAGTTAGATTTCCAAGATGGTGGCTTACGAAAAGGCTATTATACAGATAATGGGGAGGATGCCCTTGTTATGTGGGTGAATTTATAA
- the tsaB gene encoding tRNA (adenosine(37)-N6)-threonylcarbamoyltransferase complex dimerization subunit type 1 TsaB: MIWLGIETANAPLSIAVVRDGQVIAEIVQNIKLTHSAGAMPAIEDVLARANIKPSELDAIAVSEGPGSYTGVRIGVTLAKTLAWTLQKPLIGISSLKALAANAALYEGFICPIFDARRNNVYTAVYRGSELDTIFDDYHDHIDGLLARLKTLEEPILFVGADVAVFWSRIVEVLGDDARRAPFSYDLPRASQTIRLASTLELPCVEAVHHFIPQYKRIAEAEANWLKEQKEKRDE; this comes from the coding sequence ATGATTTGGTTAGGGATTGAAACAGCGAATGCACCGCTGTCTATTGCTGTTGTAAGGGATGGGCAAGTGATTGCAGAGATTGTACAAAATATAAAATTAACACATTCAGCAGGAGCGATGCCTGCTATTGAGGATGTACTTGCACGTGCCAACATAAAGCCAAGCGAGTTAGATGCAATTGCGGTATCAGAGGGGCCAGGTTCCTATACAGGAGTACGAATTGGTGTAACACTGGCTAAAACACTAGCATGGACACTGCAAAAGCCTCTAATTGGGATATCAAGCTTGAAAGCATTAGCTGCAAATGCTGCTTTATATGAAGGATTTATCTGCCCAATTTTTGATGCGCGAAGAAATAATGTATATACGGCTGTTTATAGGGGTTCAGAATTAGACACTATTTTTGATGATTATCATGATCATATTGATGGTTTATTAGCACGTTTAAAAACTCTGGAGGAACCTATTTTATTTGTTGGAGCCGATGTTGCTGTTTTTTGGTCTAGGATTGTAGAAGTACTAGGTGATGATGCCCGTCGTGCACCTTTTAGTTATGATTTGCCTCGAGCAAGTCAAACAATTCGATTAGCATCAACCTTAGAGCTACCTTGTGTGGAGGCAGTTCATCACTTTATCCCACAATACAAACGTATTGCAGAGGCAGAGGCGAACTGGCTAAAGGAGCAGAAGGAGAAAAGGGATGAGTAG
- the tsaE gene encoding tRNA (adenosine(37)-N6)-threonylcarbamoyltransferase complex ATPase subunit type 1 TsaE — translation MYEIIMNSLDDTESFALKLANLLEARDTITLEGDLGAGKTTFTKALAKGLGVKRTVNSPTFTIVKQYEGRLPFNHLDVYRLAESDEDLGWDELFYGDAVSVVEWAHLIEQDLPQERLGIEIYRIGENQRRFVLTPHGKRYEALCEELIK, via the coding sequence ATGTATGAAATAATAATGAACTCACTGGATGATACTGAAAGCTTTGCATTGAAACTTGCCAACTTACTAGAAGCCCGGGATACGATAACGTTGGAGGGGGATTTGGGTGCCGGGAAGACGACATTTACAAAAGCCTTAGCGAAAGGGCTAGGTGTAAAGAGAACGGTAAATAGCCCAACATTTACGATTGTGAAGCAATATGAAGGACGTTTACCATTCAATCATTTAGATGTTTATCGATTAGCTGAAAGTGACGAAGATCTTGGATGGGATGAGCTATTTTACGGAGATGCTGTATCAGTTGTAGAGTGGGCACATCTAATTGAACAAGATTTACCGCAGGAGCGTTTAGGAATAGAGATTTACCGAATCGGGGAAAATCAACGACGATTTGTGTTAACACCTCATGGAAAGCGATATGAGGCATTATGTGAGGAGCTAATAAAATGA
- a CDS encoding SprT family protein, producing the protein MNNEELQKLVSRISLESFQKPFMHLAYFNARLRSTGGRYLLQSHNIEINPKAYELYGLEEVKGIVRHELCHYHLHLEGKGYQHRDKDFRELLKKVNAPRFCSTLQTPSTLRKKQRRLYTYSCVKCQQIYVRKIRMNVEKYCCSKCLGRLKLQE; encoded by the coding sequence ATGAACAATGAGGAACTTCAAAAGCTTGTCAGTAGAATATCATTAGAAAGTTTCCAAAAGCCTTTCATGCATCTAGCATATTTTAATGCAAGGTTACGATCTACTGGTGGGCGTTATCTCTTACAATCACATAATATAGAAATTAATCCAAAAGCATATGAATTGTATGGTCTTGAGGAAGTAAAGGGTATCGTTCGTCACGAGCTTTGCCACTATCATTTACATTTAGAGGGTAAGGGTTATCAGCATCGAGATAAAGATTTTCGAGAATTATTAAAAAAAGTAAATGCTCCCCGGTTTTGCTCAACTCTTCAGACACCTAGTACTTTGCGAAAAAAGCAACGTCGACTCTATACATATTCGTGTGTTAAATGCCAACAGATATATGTAAGAAAGATTAGAATGAATGTCGAGAAATACTGCTGTAGCAAATGCTTAGGACGTTTAAAACTACAAGAATAA
- a CDS encoding Tex family protein: MDQNQLLQLIAKDVAIKPGQAEAVIKLLEEGNTVPFIARYRKEATGSLDEVQIKAVEERYHYIQQLEHRKEEVIRLIQEQNKLTPELEQAIQAAIVLQRVEDLYRPYKQKRRTKATIAKEKGLEPLADLLLEYRSDTLAQLTVQFIDGETVTNTEDALAGARDILAERFADDAAIREKIRAYSWKDGLLVTSVKNAEADDKNVFEMYYEYEEPVNRIVPHRILAVNRGEKEEVLKVAINVPVERVLMIMWKEWIPATGSSPAIAEVKLAIEDSYKRLIQPSIERELRNELTEKAEAQAIHIFSENLRNLLLQPPMKGKYVLGVDPAYRTGCKLAVVDETGKMLEVTAIYPHPPKPDVAKSKAVVKELLAKYPIQIIAIGNGTASRETEQFIADVINELDTEIAYVIVNEAGASVYSASEIARAEFPDLQVEQRSAVSIARRLQDPLSELVKIEPKAVGVGQYQHDVSQKKLTESLTFIVETAVNQVGVDVNTASASLLQHVSGLSKTVAENIVKMREENGQFTTRTQLKKIPRLGAKTYEQAIGFLRIPEAKNPFDATGIHPESYSLAEQILEVAEINKNELGTQKAEEAIANLDVQNLSEVLDIGVVTIRDIVDTLMKPSRDPRDAFPQPLLKTDVLKMEDLQVGMELQGTVRNVVDFGAFIDIGVKQDGLVHISKLQKKRIKHPLEVVALGDIVTVWVEQIDVKKGRISLTMLPPENQIMEM, from the coding sequence GTGGATCAAAATCAATTGTTACAGCTTATTGCAAAGGATGTTGCAATCAAGCCAGGCCAGGCAGAGGCTGTTATTAAATTATTAGAAGAGGGAAATACCGTACCGTTCATAGCACGCTATCGAAAAGAAGCTACTGGGTCCCTTGATGAGGTGCAAATTAAAGCTGTAGAGGAGCGTTATCACTACATACAGCAGCTTGAACATCGCAAAGAAGAGGTTATTCGATTAATTCAAGAACAAAATAAGTTAACACCGGAATTAGAACAAGCTATCCAAGCAGCAATTGTTTTACAGCGGGTAGAAGATCTATATCGACCGTATAAACAAAAGCGTCGTACAAAGGCGACAATTGCGAAAGAAAAAGGACTAGAACCTCTTGCGGATCTTTTATTAGAATATCGCTCTGATACATTAGCGCAATTAACTGTCCAATTCATAGATGGGGAAACTGTTACAAACACAGAGGATGCATTGGCTGGTGCAAGAGATATTTTAGCCGAGCGTTTTGCTGATGACGCAGCAATTCGTGAGAAAATACGTGCGTATTCATGGAAAGACGGTCTACTCGTGACTAGTGTGAAAAATGCGGAGGCAGATGATAAAAACGTTTTTGAAATGTACTATGAATATGAAGAACCTGTAAATCGAATTGTTCCTCATCGTATTTTAGCGGTAAACCGAGGAGAGAAAGAAGAAGTTTTAAAGGTAGCCATAAATGTTCCAGTAGAGCGTGTATTAATGATTATGTGGAAAGAGTGGATTCCGGCAACTGGTTCTTCTCCAGCAATCGCTGAGGTAAAGCTTGCGATTGAGGATTCTTATAAACGCTTAATCCAGCCTTCGATTGAAAGAGAATTACGAAATGAGCTTACTGAAAAGGCTGAAGCGCAGGCTATTCATATCTTCTCGGAAAACTTGCGCAATCTGCTTTTACAACCACCTATGAAAGGGAAATATGTATTAGGCGTTGACCCTGCATATCGTACCGGCTGTAAGCTAGCAGTTGTTGATGAAACAGGGAAAATGTTAGAGGTTACAGCCATTTATCCTCACCCTCCTAAGCCTGACGTAGCAAAATCTAAGGCCGTTGTAAAGGAATTATTAGCAAAATACCCAATTCAAATAATTGCTATTGGTAATGGGACTGCCTCACGTGAAACAGAACAATTTATTGCTGATGTTATAAACGAGCTTGATACCGAAATAGCCTATGTAATTGTCAATGAAGCGGGTGCATCTGTTTATTCTGCATCAGAGATTGCACGGGCAGAGTTCCCAGATTTACAGGTAGAGCAGCGCAGTGCTGTTTCTATTGCACGTCGTCTACAAGATCCTTTGTCAGAGTTAGTAAAAATTGAGCCTAAGGCGGTTGGGGTAGGTCAGTACCAGCACGATGTATCACAAAAGAAATTGACTGAATCCTTAACATTTATCGTAGAGACAGCCGTTAACCAAGTTGGTGTAGACGTTAATACTGCCTCAGCCTCTTTATTACAACATGTTTCTGGGTTATCAAAAACTGTTGCAGAGAATATTGTGAAGATGCGAGAGGAAAACGGGCAGTTCACCACACGTACTCAATTAAAGAAAATTCCGCGACTTGGGGCAAAAACATACGAACAAGCAATTGGTTTCTTACGAATACCTGAAGCAAAAAATCCGTTTGATGCAACGGGTATTCACCCTGAAAGCTATAGTTTGGCTGAGCAAATATTAGAGGTTGCAGAAATAAATAAAAATGAGCTTGGTACACAGAAGGCAGAAGAGGCAATTGCTAACCTAGATGTTCAAAATTTAAGTGAGGTACTTGATATTGGGGTGGTTACAATTCGTGATATAGTCGATACATTAATGAAGCCAAGCCGTGACCCGCGTGATGCATTCCCACAGCCACTATTAAAAACAGATGTATTAAAGATGGAAGATTTACAAGTTGGCATGGAACTACAAGGGACAGTCAGAAATGTTGTTGATTTCGGAGCTTTTATTGATATTGGTGTGAAGCAGGATGGGCTTGTGCACATTTCTAAATTACAAAAAAAGCGTATTAAGCATCCTCTAGAAGTAGTTGCGCTAGGAGATATTGTAACAGTTTGGGTAGAACAAATTGATGTGAAAAAAGGGCGCATTTCATTAACTATGCTGCCTCCTGAAAATCAAATAATGGAAATGTAA
- the sigB gene encoding RNA polymerase sigma factor SigB, with amino-acid sequence MSKESLHKSSSNEDVLEWIALYQSTEDDEAQTNLVIHYRYLVESIARKYSNGKSYYDDIVQVGMLGLLGAIRRFDPNVGRSFEAFAVPTIVGEIKRFLRDKTWDVHVPRRIKELGPRIKTTVEALTIELQRSPSIKEIADQLEVEEEEVLEAMEMSRSYQALSMDHSIESDSDGSTVTLFDIMGKVDDGYEITNKRLIVSEAMNVLNDREKQIIQLTYLEQLSQKEAGELLGISQMHVSRIQRKAIKKLQEVILASGSVSL; translated from the coding sequence ATGTCGAAAGAATCACTACATAAATCTTCGTCCAATGAAGATGTATTAGAGTGGATTGCATTGTACCAATCAACTGAGGATGATGAAGCGCAAACAAATTTAGTGATTCATTATCGATATTTAGTTGAATCCATAGCACGCAAGTATTCGAATGGAAAATCTTATTATGATGATATTGTTCAAGTAGGTATGCTAGGATTACTTGGTGCAATTAGACGTTTTGATCCCAATGTTGGTAGAAGTTTTGAGGCATTTGCTGTACCAACGATTGTTGGAGAGATTAAACGTTTTTTACGCGATAAAACATGGGACGTTCATGTACCAAGACGTATAAAAGAGCTGGGACCGCGAATTAAAACAACAGTGGAAGCGCTGACCATTGAGTTGCAGCGTTCTCCATCTATTAAAGAAATTGCAGATCAATTAGAAGTGGAAGAGGAAGAAGTTCTTGAGGCTATGGAGATGAGTCGTAGTTATCAAGCTCTTTCTATGGATCATTCAATAGAGTCAGATTCAGACGGAAGTACAGTAACCTTGTTTGATATAATGGGTAAAGTAGATGATGGCTATGAAATAACCAATAAAAGATTAATTGTTTCTGAGGCCATGAACGTTTTAAATGATAGGGAAAAACAAATCATTCAGCTTACATATTTAGAGCAACTTAGTCAAAAAGAAGCTGGAGAACTATTAGGAATTTCTCAAATGCATGTATCTCGAATACAAAGAAAAGCAATAAAGAAATTACAGGAGGTTATCTTAGCAAGTGGCAGCGTTTCGCTCTAA
- the rsbW gene encoding anti-sigma B factor RsbW, producing the protein MKEFDYIEIRVPAKPQFVSVIRLTVSGLASRVGFNYDDIEDLKIAASEAVTNVVHHAYKDDEEGEIVIGCALYENKLEMMVADYGNSFNFEEIKSKIGPYHPGDCIAGLREGGLGLYLMETLMDEVMINNDGGVTVFMTKYVTREQVEKNVERITT; encoded by the coding sequence ATGAAGGAATTTGATTATATTGAAATAAGGGTTCCTGCAAAACCGCAATTTGTCAGTGTAATTCGGTTAACGGTTTCTGGCTTAGCTAGTCGAGTTGGCTTTAATTATGATGATATCGAGGATTTAAAAATCGCAGCAAGTGAAGCAGTTACAAACGTAGTACATCATGCATATAAGGATGATGAAGAAGGTGAAATCGTTATTGGATGTGCCTTGTATGAAAATAAACTCGAAATGATGGTTGCGGACTATGGAAATAGTTTTAATTTTGAAGAGATTAAGTCAAAAATTGGGCCATATCATCCTGGAGATTGTATAGCTGGTTTACGTGAAGGTGGTTTGGGACTCTATTTAATGGAAACTTTGATGGATGAGGTGATGATTAATAACGATGGTGGCGTAACTGTCTTTATGACAAAGTATGTCACTAGGGAGCAGGTGGAAAAAAATGTCGAAAGAATCACTACATAA